Proteins found in one Exiguobacterium sp. 9-2 genomic segment:
- the hemH gene encoding ferrochelatase, protein MKTLGLLVMAYGTPYKPEDIERYYTHIRRGRKPSPEALAELTERYEAIGGVSPLAQVTIDQAEELHRQLSEKYAGEIEFKLYLGLKHIEPFVEDAVEQMAKDGITEAVTVVLAPHYSTFSIRSYNGRAKEVADQHGIRLASVESWYKEEAFLDWWGKEIRKTFDALPVPEEKAVLVVSAHSLPEKIIANGDPYPEQLKETAELIAQRAGVPHMITGWQSAGQTPEPWLGPDVQDLTRDVYEEKGYEAFVYVPVGFVADHLEVLFDNDYECKVVCDELGIHYARPVMPNADPAFMKAVTEAVAKQVGSYVQ, encoded by the coding sequence ATGAAGACGTTAGGATTACTTGTCATGGCGTATGGTACGCCGTATAAACCTGAAGATATCGAGCGGTATTATACGCATATCCGCCGCGGACGCAAACCGTCTCCAGAAGCATTGGCAGAGTTGACGGAACGCTACGAAGCCATTGGTGGAGTCTCACCACTCGCACAAGTCACGATTGACCAGGCAGAAGAGCTGCACCGTCAATTGTCTGAGAAATATGCCGGTGAAATCGAGTTTAAGCTTTATCTTGGTCTAAAGCACATCGAGCCATTCGTTGAGGATGCTGTCGAGCAAATGGCAAAAGACGGCATCACAGAAGCGGTCACAGTCGTTTTAGCACCGCACTATTCGACGTTCAGTATTCGTTCATATAATGGTCGTGCGAAGGAAGTCGCAGATCAGCACGGTATTCGTCTCGCATCCGTTGAATCGTGGTACAAAGAAGAAGCATTTCTCGATTGGTGGGGGAAAGAAATCCGTAAGACGTTCGACGCTTTACCAGTTCCTGAAGAAAAAGCCGTTCTCGTCGTTTCAGCGCACAGTCTGCCTGAGAAAATCATCGCAAACGGCGATCCGTACCCAGAGCAATTGAAAGAAACTGCCGAATTGATCGCACAACGTGCCGGTGTACCGCATATGATCACAGGTTGGCAATCAGCTGGACAAACACCTGAGCCATGGCTCGGCCCTGATGTTCAGGATCTGACACGTGATGTTTACGAAGAAAAAGGATACGAAGCGTTCGTTTACGTGCCAGTCGGCTTCGTTGCGGACCATCTAGAAGTATTATTCGATAATGACTATGAGTGTAAAGTCGTCTGCGACGAACTCGGAATCCATTATGCGCGACCTGTCATGCCAAACGCGGATCCTGCTTTCATGAAAGCTGTCACGGAAGCCGTCGCGAAACAGGTGGGTAGTTATGTCCAGTAA
- the hemG gene encoding protoporphyrinogen oxidase gives MSSKRLVIVGGGISGLAAAYYAEKQFPEMNITLLEAEGRLGGKVATYRDEGLTIERGPDSYVARKHVLTDLIEEIGLGEQLVRNNTSQAYILDARGLHPIPKGAVMGIPTDLELFAETSLLTEEEKAEVSERLLHPAPDLTIPETDIPLGEYLRPRLGDALVEKLIEPLLSGIYAGDIDRMSTFATYPQFVANEQKAGSLFEGMRLMRPLDQQQGPTLKATGQFLSLATGLESLVERLEEVLERTEIRLETPLRSIKREEDGRYRLETDHGPEYADDILLTIPHRQVVSLLPEATLPGLANLSTHSTATVTLIFDKETALPIDGTGFIVNRQAPYSITACTAIDQKWNHAAPNHTVLRAFIGRPGKDALVRESDEMIERVVLEDLEAICGRPLQPERVVISRLLDGLPAYTVGHAQRIQEVRETIASHYPHIHLAGLAYDGVGLPDCVAGVKATLEQMALQQPEPCQES, from the coding sequence ATGTCCAGTAAACGTCTCGTCATCGTGGGCGGTGGTATATCAGGACTTGCGGCCGCCTATTATGCAGAGAAACAGTTTCCGGAAATGAACATCACGTTACTTGAGGCAGAAGGTCGTCTCGGTGGTAAGGTGGCAACATATCGGGACGAAGGATTGACGATCGAGCGGGGACCAGATTCGTATGTAGCACGAAAACACGTACTGACGGATCTCATCGAAGAGATTGGATTAGGGGAGCAACTCGTTCGTAATAACACGTCGCAAGCCTATATATTGGATGCGCGAGGTCTCCACCCGATTCCAAAAGGTGCCGTCATGGGTATCCCGACGGATTTAGAGTTATTTGCAGAGACTTCTTTGTTGACGGAAGAAGAAAAAGCAGAAGTGTCAGAACGATTGCTTCACCCGGCTCCTGATTTGACGATTCCAGAAACAGATATCCCGCTAGGAGAGTATTTGCGTCCGCGTCTTGGAGATGCGCTCGTCGAGAAGCTGATCGAACCGCTTCTTTCAGGCATTTATGCTGGTGATATCGATCGGATGAGTACGTTTGCGACCTACCCGCAATTTGTTGCAAATGAACAAAAGGCAGGAAGTTTGTTTGAAGGAATGCGTCTCATGCGTCCGCTTGACCAACAACAAGGTCCGACGCTCAAAGCGACAGGTCAATTTTTATCGCTCGCTACTGGACTCGAGTCTCTCGTCGAGCGGCTAGAAGAGGTGCTTGAACGGACAGAAATTCGTCTTGAGACACCACTTCGCTCGATTAAACGGGAAGAAGATGGACGGTATCGTCTCGAAACGGATCATGGTCCAGAGTATGCCGATGATATTTTGTTAACGATTCCGCATCGCCAAGTCGTGTCCCTGTTACCAGAAGCGACGCTGCCTGGGCTTGCGAACCTCTCGACACACTCGACGGCGACAGTCACGTTGATTTTCGATAAGGAAACAGCGTTGCCGATCGATGGAACAGGTTTCATCGTCAACCGTCAGGCACCGTATTCGATTACAGCGTGTACGGCGATTGATCAAAAGTGGAATCATGCAGCACCGAATCATACCGTGCTTCGTGCCTTCATCGGTCGTCCCGGAAAAGATGCACTCGTTCGTGAATCAGACGAAATGATTGAACGGGTCGTCTTAGAAGATCTTGAAGCCATCTGTGGTCGTCCGTTGCAACCGGAACGTGTCGTCATCAGTCGTCTATTAGACGGCTTACCGGCCTACACGGTAGGGCATGCACAGCGGATTCAAGAAGTGCGAGAAACCATCGCTTCGCACTATCCACACATTCATTTAGCCGGACTTGCTTATGATGGTGTTGGATTGCCAGACTGTGTAGCAGGTGTCAAAGCGACACTTGAACAAATGGCGTTACAACAACCGGAACCATGTCAAGAATCATGA